One region of Plasmodium gaboni strain SY75 chromosome 6, whole genome shotgun sequence genomic DNA includes:
- a CDS encoding hypothetical protein (conserved Plasmodium protein, unknown function), which yields MIKLLIYFSLVVVFFFHIKTLGFKKNSIIKQHNVFSFLTCYKDNSIENRIKKRRNNKLCSKILNYNIYMPNNMKVSNINLKNNVFQIINFPLSSYNIISIDYGYNFMGLCILCKNKYIYEKVFSRHKNILYKKQFELPIKENVHLFYVVNFQNYIYNFFSLFHYLFEFIYNTNLLVIIGSNGSHMDEMVSDMGKHMCFLMNEEKSKPINNLSFDIYDETITFKNDNMSIKSKKDYIEKYNFSLNENSIELNGHYEEDNTLNFSLKNMVTKVKDHNNTLFSKFYNKNYKNRKDSISACYLLNYFLKYYDNNKNEFFLPSKNVHYMYHIKGKKYI from the exons atgataaaattacttatttatttttccttggtggttgtatttttttttcatattaaaaCGCTAGgtttcaaaaaaaattcaataataaaacagcataatgtattttcttttttaacATGTTATAAAGACAATTCTATAGAAAAcagaattaaaaaaagaaggaATAATAAACTTTGTAGTAAgattttaaattataatatatatatgccAAATAATATGAAGGTATCTAAcataaatttaaaaaataacgtatttcaaattattaatttccctttatcatcatataatatcatatcGATTGATTATGGTTATAACTTTATGG GCCTTTGTATTTTGTGTAAgaataaatacatatatgaaAAGGTTTTTTCAAGAcataagaatatattatacaagAAACAATTTGAGCTTCCTATAAAGGAGAATGTgcatttattttatgttgttaattttcaaaattatatatacaactttttttctttgtttCATTATCTGTTTGAATTTATTTACAACACTAACCTTCTTGTAATCATTGGTTCAAATGG GTCTCATATGGATGAAATGGTAAGCGATATGGGAAAACATATGTGCTTTCTTATGAATGAGGAGAAATCGAAACCTATTAATAATCTTTCCtttgatatatatgatgaaacaataacatttaaaaatgacAATATGTCtataaaaagtaaaaaggattatatagaaaaatataatttctCCTTGAATGAAAATAGTATAGAACTAAATGGACATTATGAAGAAGACAATACtttaaatttttctttaaaaaatatggtTACAAAAGTAAAAGACCATAACAATACATTGTtttcaaaattttataataaaaattataaaaatagaaagGATAGTATATCAGCttgttatttattaaattattttttaaaatactatgacaataataagaatgaattttttttaccatcaaaaaatgttcattatatgtatcacataaaagggaaaaaatatatataa
- a CDS encoding hypothetical protein (conserved Plasmodium protein, unknown function) translates to MVEINEIEFIEETEYFKFQHGACFCMLDNEKKENRSVDNLQDKIFKNNFIISNVKQKGLYFFNKRVQIFSLLDFLYKIDNDNKNIQIKSLPFEENVVLIENNKSDDITFIYTDRQNIYIFDYDKDEIKLHVRVNIKINKFKHIGNFVFLILSDDKKIYFLKDKELYECLDVTEPINSIDEKNGLFLFTHADKEIITIKDENKKHTYDLSSLSKDIDIPYENCNIICAKILEHNKKETKLFIVVLYNNEGDITCVTYDINIEGYEIKRVNYSMNDFFFEEYKKDEIYIKTMYISEWKILVCLSSESCEVVVYTHNDKLSEMDKSNDMKVLCIKEGYKINTRESDTFFISLFMYSKYVDKIYRKSKLGNVPFLKNPVVFFLLQQNFKIVVEYLDQFKLEDNIDGNINSVKEDTIENDMKEVTLLPTLMNDIIENYNKEHHKDILKIFKTKKCPNEQKEIKEVKSDLKSGQDSSLSNIKLDEAKNVSTTTTTINNNNDNTKKGYNFTFSMFGIGSGNKSGTSKNVVNEKTTTKVDELQPIKKIEESVAGFQILEKDQSKRMGEIETKKTDIMEKYAQIDKVNQIEEMDNIKKYMHGMKSKMKNENDEEEDKISDILYEDKYMIINKLSGKYNKLIRNSMFLSEDILKYKNINTIKKNKIAKFNKRKEYYYSADKKKIIFVNEDDEEDKKSKKNQKSDFHSYFNPIDLDMYYHEKLSDEHCEKIIKKIERKHKFLFNDIKSMFVNVENVNASDSKNKSDNENYNNNNSNNFGNNQVNKNNKNNALDYSFELDISKDEMNKFYQELDKYFLKKKLLKVKNDFFDKLKNYDEYNKNIFQTLFYNIYMHNGLNTCELFIYFMLRNMQIPSFPSSLYILQNYFVKLIILNMKLRNIDNNSLNDLWNNNNDAIKSMLHNKSLLNKSDQNNKNKNKNKSSSIYYEGLTNFDSEYSADGFYEEDIYKKVKNEKDEDKKIEYLSKIIPLFKDELNKEEEVAIFNLVNSGVNFLNSQICSFFSQKLLPIIYYNNLNSLDKDMGVMKIFFSNFVLSDDDLENIT, encoded by the exons atgGTTGAAATTAACGAAATTGAATTCATTGAAGAAACagaatattttaaatttcAACATGGAGCATGTTTTTGCATGTTAGATAATgagaaaaaagaaaatagAAGTGTCGATAATTTACAAgataaaatttttaaaaataatttcattattaGTAATGTAAAACAGAAAGgtttgtatttttttaataaaagggtacaaattttttctttattagattttttatataaaattgataatgataataaaaatatacaaattaAATCATTGCCTTTTGAAGAAAATGTTGTACTTATAgagaataataaaagtgatgatataacatttatatatacagACCGTcaaaacatttatatatttgattaTGATAAGgatgaaataaaattacACGTCCGTGTGaatatcaaaataaataagttCAAACATATAG gTAATTTTGTGTTTTTAATTTTGAGCGATGATAAGAAGatatactttttaaaagataagGAATTATACGAGTGCCTTGATGTGACCGAACCAATTAACAGTATCGATGAAAAGAATGGGTTGTTTTTATTCACACATGCagataaagaaataattactataaaagatgaaaataaaaagcACACATATGATTTAAGTTCTTTGAGCAAAGATATAGATATTCCATATGAGAattgtaatataatatgtgCAAAGATTTTAGAACACAACAAAAAGGAAACCAAATTATTTATAgttgtattatataataatgaaggTGATATAACATGTGTTacatatgatataaatatagaagGGTATGAAATAAAACGTGTGAATTATTCTATgaatgattttttttttgaagaatataaaaaggatgaaatatatataaaaacaatgTATATAAGTGAATGGAAAATATTAGTTTGTCTTTCATCTGAGTCATGTGAAGTAGTTGTATATACACataatgataaattaaGTGAAATGGATAAATCTAATGATATGAAAGTGTTATGTATAAAAGAAggatataaaattaatacaAGAGAATCGGATACTTTTTtcatatcattatttatgtattcaaaatatgtagataaaatatatagaaaaagTAAATTAGGAAATGTTccatttttaaaaaatccagttgtattttttctcttacaacaaaattttaaaattgtAGTGGAATATTTGGATCAATTTAAATTAGAAGATAATATAGATGGTAATATAAATTCTGTCAAAGAAGATACAATTGAAAATGATATGAAAGAAGTGACTCTTTTACCTACACTTATGAATGATATTattgaaaattataataagGAACATCATAAggatattttaaaaatattcaaaacGAAAAAATGTCCAAATGAGcaaaaagaaataaagGAAGTAAAAAGTGACCTTAAATCAGGACAAGATAGTTCTTTGAGCAATATAAAATTGGATGAAGCAAAAAATGTATCAactactactactactataaataataataatgataatacTAAGAAGGGATATAATTTTACTTTTAGCATGTTTGGTATTGGTAGTGGAAACAAGTCAGGAACATCCAAAAATGTAGTAAATGAAAAAACTACCACAAAAGTGGACGAATTACAGccaattaaaaaaattgaagAATCAGTTGCTGGATTTCAAATTCTTGAAAAAGATCAATCAAAAAGGATGGGAGAGATAGAAACAAAAAAGACAGACATAATGGAAAAGTATGCCCAAATTGATAAAGTGAATCAAATCGAAGAAATggataatataaaaaaatatatgcatGGAATGAAATCCAAGatgaaaaatgaaaatgatgaaGAGGAAGATAAAATATCAGATATATTGTATgaagataaatatatgattataaaCAAACTATCaggaaaatataataaactTATAAGGAATAGTATGTTTTTGAGtgaagatatattaaaatataaaaatattaatacaattaaaaagaataaaatagCCAAGTTTAATAAACgaaaagaatattattatagtgcagataaaaaaaaaataatatttgtaaatgaagatgatgaagaagataAGAAATCTAAAAAAAACCAAAAGTCTGATTTTCATAGTTATTTTAACCCTATAGATTTGGATATGTATTATCATGAAAAGTTATCAGATGAACATTGTgaaaagataataaaaaaaattgaaagaaaacataaatttttatttaatgatataaaaagtatGTTTGTCAATGTAGAAAATGTAAATGCAAGTgattcaaaaaataaaagtgataatgaaaattataacaacaataatagtaataatttTGGTAATAACCaagtaaataaaaataataaaaacaatgCCTTAGATTATTCATTTGAATTAGATATATCCAAAGATGAGATGAACAAATTTTATCAAGAATTAGATAagtattttttaaaaaaaaaattattaaaagtTAAAAATGACTTTTttgataaattaaaaaattatgatgaatataataaaaatattttccaaacattattttataatatctaTATGCATAATGGATTAAATACATGTGaattgtttatatattttatgttaaGAAATATGCAAATACCTAGTTTTCCttcttcattatatatattacaaaactattttgttaaattaattattttaaatatgaagTTAAGGAATATAGACAATAACAGCTTAAATGATTTATggaataataataatgatgcaataaaaagtatgttacataataaaagtCTTTTAAACAAATCTgatcaaaataataagaataaaaataaaaataaaagtagttctatatattatgaagGACTAACTAATTTTGATAGTGAATATTCAGCCGATGGTTTTTATGAagaagatatatataaaaaagtaaaaaatgaaaaagatgaagataaaaaaattgaataCTTATCAAAAATTATTCCTTTGTTTAAAgatgaattaaataaagaagaagaagTAGCTATATTCAATTTAGTAAATTCTGGTGTAAACTTTTTAAATAGTCAAATATGTTCATTCTTTTCTCAAAAATTATTACctatcatttattataataatttgaatTCATTAGATAAAGATATGGGAgtaatgaaaatatttttttcaaattttGTGTTAAGTGATGATGATTTAGAAAACATAACATAA